In the genome of Aedes aegypti strain LVP_AGWG chromosome 2, AaegL5.0 Primary Assembly, whole genome shotgun sequence, the window aaaatttcaaatcaaagtgtcattagaatcgtaatcttatatgttttgaagagcactcatgaaatttttgcggaaaaatctgaaaagtattcaaaatcaatgaaacagtcagtcaagtcatcgtgcaaaagtttgggttcacccctcagtatgatgcaaatcgtgcaaaagtttgggttcacctgaatcacacgcacatcatttttgtcaatatctctgccatttttcaaccgattttaatagtttaaagctttttcaagcgcaaataatggctcgtacatgattggtttgagatttcacagatttaagtaagttcaggtgaacccaaacttttgcacgatacaccatactgaggggtgaacccaaacttttgcacgatgacttgacttactgtttcattgattttgaatacttttcagatttttccgcaaaaaaatcatgagagctctttaaagaatataagattacaatTCTAAAGAcactttgttttaaaattttggtcgatccaatgctgaggaaattagtaatgttttttcagtgtgtttttttaaaaatgtcataactttaagtacaaatttagaatacaaagttcaaagaatgtttttggaaaaatacatacgaagtaagaataactctttgccttttgaatgcggcttaaagagtttgaattggacgtgtaatcacagagatatggactgaacacttttgcatggtTTTTAGGAGGTGAACCCAAatttatgcacgggagtgtatgaacgcaatgaccaataaatacttttaacaataaaaaatgaaattaactagaactactactaaacagcctaattttgttaagacttcacGACagttgacatttaagactctagtcttacgtaaaagacaggagtaatcagaatagtacttaaatgacaaattatttaaaaccattttggctggacagtattagtaatgacactactacactactatttcaaacaaattctgatggagctgctgattttcacaatgcttccttttctcagaagcaaggggatatgggtatttttgttcATGTGGGCTCCAtggcctagtccgtctgagaattggtcctggtagagaggaaacttggcaaaagccataccgagggttcagccttgacaagttaagttGTCAGGCAGCTCAAAAAAAGTAggaagaatgatttttattcgaattttgacaatttttttatcattctGTCGCCTTAATtcaatttacaaattttcagaaacataACCTAACTTTTATTTGTCAATAGAGGTTTTGTCTTGCTAAATTCTGTTTCTAGCCCAGTATCATTCtaggttttcattttttttcttacgaACTTTCAGTGACATGGTCTGCTCTGTGGCCGGAATCACTTCGGATGCCAACGTGCTGACGAATCTACTTCGAGTGATTGCACAACGCTACCAACTGAACTATGGAGAAGCAATGCCCTGCGAGCAACTGGTCTCGCATCTTTGCGACGTGAAGCAAGCCTATACCCAGTACGGAGGCAAACGTCCTTTCGGTGTATCCATTTTGTACATGGGATGGGACAAACATTACGGATATCAGCTATACCAGTCTGACCCCAGCGGAAACTATGGTGGATGGAAGGCGACTTGCATCGGTAACAACTCAGCTGTAAgtaatcaaaatttgaaagcaTTCTTAACTATAAATTTGCTAAGGATTATGTGCTGTTTCTTCAAATAGGCAGCTGTGTCTGCGTTGAAACAAGAACTGGGAGACAGTGAAATTACATTGGTTCAGGCACAAGATCTTGCGGTTAAAGTCCTGTCAAAAACTTTGGATATGACGAAATTGACGTCGGAAAAGAGTAAGATTTTATCTATGATAATTTaggtaaaataattattttaaaactattaCATTCTTCAGTCGAAATGGCAGTCTTAACGCGGGAAAACAACAAAACCGTAATCAAAATCCTCTCCAGCACGGAAGTGGATGCGCTCATTGCCAAGTACGAGAAGGCAGAAGCTGAAGCCGAAGCGGCTAAGAAGGAAAAGTTGGCGCAAAAGTCGGATAAGTAAGGAACTCCGGATGAAAAGTAAGACACACATTTaaacttaaatcggttcaatTTTCATTTCCAAATATGTGAATACATTGTTCGGTAAATCGGATATGTACGTATAAGAAGGTAATGagaaatcctttggaattcAATCCTGAAACTATAAAAACTCTtataccgtgaaggccccatactctgcgcatttaaggcttttcaaatttcaatcagctgtaattaattgaaaacaaaacacaatactCTGAAATTTTGGTAGCACATACCTATTGATCTTATGTATAaggcaaaaatataaaagcttcactaagtaatgatttttattgcaatttttttaatcttctcaAGAAAGTACGTGTTCCTGCGTCctctgcgcactcatttttgcaaGGTTCCTTAGTCTACGCATTAAGGTTCCTAACtctgttttcaaaatatgttattaacttagttttctaaaatctaacCCAAAATATGAAAAGGGTACAAACTATGTCTTTTTACTTGCTTTGACTGTTTATGAACTTCCactagaaaaaataaaaatacgaaattttctttggtttGGATCGGGTTCGAATTTGGTATTAAATTGGATTTGGGTCGGGAccggatttgaaaaaaaatataagtaaGAGCCGGGTTCTGGCTTGTTATATGTGAATGTTATTTGAGAGGGTATATCGATCCATCTTCGTTATTTGTATGGATTTTTCGTATTCTTAATGTATTGTTCATTACTTAATGAAGAAGTATCGCCGCTTTGTATAAGCGTGATGTAATTAATGAACGATTCCTAtagcaaatttatttttttatagcaATAACAGTATTTTATTGGCGTTTCTATTTTGCAAGTACGATCAAACCTcctgagtcgatgttccattacttgaTATTGACCCATGAAactaaacaaacaatcaaaattaCTTTATTGCATGGTTAGGGAGCATTCAAAAATAAGGTCCATAGTTTGAGGAAGGGGGATTCTACaaaaatgtgacaatgcattcattaacgttcaacgctccgtcgtcgtaatcatcgtcatcatcgcaacttcaaaagcagtttttctgttccaAACTGAACATTATTTGTTGAAAAAGTGTTCACTGGGTTTCGgctggagaatagaatacagtgaacacattttcctgtaaacttTCTTGATTTTGGACGAAAAACCtgcctttgaaaattttgaaatcaatgacggatcctgtccCCTTAAGTACTGTAAAAAGCGAGACAGGGGAGAGATCTTCTTTTACCAAGATGGTCCCCTCAAtcaattttccaaagcatttgtattccatatctcgatggtccGATAAGTCGATGATTTCCTTCAATATCGTAtgattgtatgttgaaaataacgttttataactgctgcgcatagtaaggaacgttgtggaaaaatggttccttactatgcgcacttaagaagaataagaaaatgaaatgaaaataagttGCTTTTACCAGTTATGATTGCTCAATAAATGAACAATTGTCTAcgtactaaaaatctgaaatatattattttcaatttgcttcaaatgactTTAGTGATGGGGTACtctttagcatttttgctaacgaCCAGTAaatttggacgtttttcaatgtttccaaagctattttattttattttaaagtattaagcgtaaatttgtcaagaaaattcttcgcgTACTTTTTGATTACTATTGTcgcaatatataaaaaataaattttgaacgaaaattaaaaaaaaaagtgcgcagagttaggggcctTCACGGTACTTTCAAATCGTTCTTTTGATAATACTTCTTCTAATTGCCTCTATTAGAGAACTTCATAAGCCTTCTCTTGATCACACCTACCTTGATGGCGTCACGCCATTGTCgggagctccatcttcgtcggtcttgagcCGGTAATGCCACATTACTATCTGTGCGCGAAAATCTTTTCTATCTGTACCTACcagagattaaaaaaaaaatctgtaccacACCCCACATGAACCCGTCATAGCttaattgatttgaaaattcaactggGTGTGgattgaaataattttacttCTTGACTAACATTAGCATGTTTCAATAATAGTTTTGCCAAAAATAGTTTAGAATTTAACGCATCTTTtggattttatgttaaaaaaatgatcgattccGAACCAAACTGTATCTTTTCGTGGAAATCTCTAAACTGTACCGTATAGAATATGTACCAAAAACTATGAAAAGATATGTATCTTGCTAAAATCTGTATTTGTGGCATTACTGCTTGGGCGATACTTCTCTTACCTCGTATAAGGCTCTATTCGCAGTCGCAATTCGTGTTTTTACCTCGCGGGAAACTTTGGTGTCActtgtcacaagtgttccaaggtaaacaaattctccAACAACTTCAAAAACATCTCCGTCAAACACTACCTCACTACTCTCAGCTCACTACCAGAGATGCTCGTTGTCACTAtcaacttttaaaatttgataatttgtacaaccgactgcgatacaattcggataattctttatcacatcaacatcaggCTAGTGCATTCATAGCGAGAGACTATGGAcataaataaggtaccgtgggcaagtgggtaatggattttgcATAGTTAGGATTCATCAAATTCTATAgaccttaaattaaaacaaatgaggtcgtgtatagcTTTTAGCTTGActtccaccaaatataagcagtatactgaaattgatttttatgtaaaattgaaaaaaaaaatacagaaaaagtttttgaaaaagtctccttacttttcacttgacccacaggtggggcaagtgaaaagttcaTTGTTTTGGACAATAAATCCCAAAAATTAACAGttacattcacgatttctattacctttaacatttgttaaggcgtcccaatgaacaataacataagtaacatgtgtacaaaaaaaaatcttgttaaggtaccgcggggcaagtgggtaaatggggtaagtgaaaacaattgatatattttactgaatatgtgaattaacgttttaaactcatgcgtaaacctttgaggccattgagaacattacgataggtaagcga includes:
- the LOC5572867 gene encoding proteasome subunit alpha type-4, whose amino-acid sequence is MARRYDSRTTIFSPEGRLYQVEYAMEAISHAGTSLGILAKDGILLAAERRNTNKLLDSVIFSEKIYKLNDDMVCSVAGITSDANVLTNLLRVIAQRYQLNYGEAMPCEQLVSHLCDVKQAYTQYGGKRPFGVSILYMGWDKHYGYQLYQSDPSGNYGGWKATCIGNNSAAAVSALKQELGDSEITLVQAQDLAVKVLSKTLDMTKLTSEKIEMAVLTRENNKTVIKILSSTEVDALIAKYEKAEAEAEAAKKEKLAQKSDK